The following proteins come from a genomic window of Anaerobutyricum hallii:
- a CDS encoding GNAT family N-acetyltransferase gives MQIRMAMIDDLDAITSVEADCFPPAEAATKEEFARRIKAYGTHFWLLCEKGYEGEKLIAFVDGMVTDKKDLTDEMYENAELHDEGGAWQMIFGVSTLPAYRRNGYAEKLIRYVINDARAQDRTGIVLTCKESLIHYYEKFGFQKEGISESVHGGVTWYQMRLTF, from the coding sequence ATGCAGATTCGAATGGCGATGATAGATGATTTAGATGCGATTACATCAGTAGAGGCAGACTGTTTTCCTCCTGCTGAGGCAGCGACAAAAGAGGAATTTGCAAGAAGGATTAAGGCATATGGCACACATTTCTGGCTATTGTGCGAAAAGGGTTACGAGGGAGAGAAATTAATCGCATTTGTGGACGGGATGGTAACAGATAAAAAGGACCTGACAGATGAAATGTATGAAAATGCAGAGCTTCACGATGAAGGTGGAGCATGGCAGATGATTTTTGGGGTAAGTACGCTTCCTGCTTACCGGAGAAATGGTTATGCAGAAAAGCTCATTCGTTATGTGATCAATGATGCAAGGGCGCAGGATAGAACGGGCATCGTCTTAACCTGTAAAGAATCCCTTATTCACTATTATGAGAAGTTTGGTTTTCAGAAAGAAGGAATTTCGGAATCCGTTCATGGTGGAGTGACATGGTATCAGATGCGTCTGACATTCTAA
- the atpC gene encoding ATP synthase F1 subunit epsilon — MADKTFRLEIIAPDRIFYSNDIYMVEYNTVEGQVGVYADHIPMTQIIAPGRLIITERNEEKQAALLSGFVEITPEKMTILAEAVEWPQDIDIKRAEEAKIRAQRRISSEQGGVDIGRAELALKRALIRLEVAGK; from the coding sequence ATGGCAGACAAAACATTCCGACTCGAGATTATTGCGCCGGACAGGATTTTTTATTCCAATGACATCTACATGGTAGAATATAATACCGTAGAAGGACAGGTAGGCGTATATGCAGACCACATCCCGATGACTCAGATTATTGCACCTGGCAGACTTATCATCACCGAAAGGAATGAAGAGAAGCAGGCAGCACTTCTTTCTGGTTTTGTAGAGATCACTCCGGAAAAGATGACTATTCTCGCAGAAGCAGTAGAGTGGCCACAGGATATTGATATCAAACGTGCCGAAGAAGCCAAAATACGTGCACAAAGAAGAATTTCCTCCGAGCAGGGAGGCGTTGATATCGGACGAGCAGAACTGGCACTCAAACGAGCACTGATTCGATTAGAAGTCGCAGGAAAGTAA
- the atpD gene encoding F0F1 ATP synthase subunit beta produces the protein MAAQNTGKITQVIGAVLDIRFDKGVLPEINDAVEIRRKDGSTLVAETAQHLGDDIIRCIAMGPTDGLIRGMEAIATGGPISVPVGEVTLGRIFNVLGEPIDKKPMPEGVKRNPIHRKAPAFAEQATETEILETGIKVVDLLCPYQKGGKIGLFGGAGVGKTVLIQELIRNVATEHGGYSVFTGVGERTREGNDLYTEMSESGVIDKTAMVFGQMNEPPGARMRVGLTGLTIAENFRDEGGKDVLLFIDNIFRFTQAGSEVSALLGRVPSAVGYQPTLQTEMGALQERITSTKNGSITSVQAVYVPADDLTDPAPATTFAHLDATTVLSRAIVEQGIYPAVDPLESTSRILDPRIVGDEHYQVARGVQEILQRYKELQDIIAILGMDELSEEEKILVARARKVQRFLSQPFFVAEQFTGTTGRYVPLGETIQGFKEILEGKYDEIPEGMFLNAGNIDDVLARYNK, from the coding sequence ATGGCAGCACAGAATACAGGTAAAATCACGCAGGTCATCGGTGCGGTACTCGATATCCGATTTGACAAGGGTGTTCTTCCAGAAATTAACGATGCCGTTGAAATCCGTAGAAAAGATGGCTCCACGCTGGTTGCAGAGACAGCACAGCATCTCGGTGACGATATTATCAGATGTATCGCAATGGGTCCGACAGACGGACTTATAAGAGGAATGGAGGCCATTGCCACAGGAGGACCGATTAGTGTACCTGTGGGGGAGGTTACTTTAGGACGTATTTTTAACGTTCTTGGAGAGCCAATTGACAAAAAGCCAATGCCGGAAGGAGTGAAGAGAAATCCAATTCACCGTAAGGCACCAGCTTTTGCGGAACAGGCAACAGAAACAGAAATCTTAGAGACAGGTATCAAAGTAGTAGACCTTCTCTGCCCTTACCAAAAGGGTGGAAAGATCGGTCTTTTCGGAGGTGCCGGTGTAGGTAAGACCGTACTTATTCAGGAATTGATCCGTAATGTAGCAACAGAGCATGGTGGATATTCCGTATTTACTGGTGTAGGCGAGCGTACACGTGAAGGTAACGACCTCTACACAGAAATGAGTGAGTCCGGTGTTATTGATAAAACAGCGATGGTATTTGGTCAGATGAACGAGCCGCCGGGAGCTCGTATGCGAGTTGGTCTTACCGGACTGACAATCGCAGAGAACTTCCGTGATGAAGGTGGAAAAGATGTTCTTTTATTCATCGATAATATTTTCCGATTCACACAGGCAGGTTCCGAGGTATCCGCCTTACTTGGACGTGTACCAAGTGCGGTAGGTTATCAGCCAACCTTACAGACAGAGATGGGAGCACTGCAGGAGCGTATCACTTCTACAAAGAACGGGTCGATCACATCCGTACAGGCAGTATATGTACCGGCCGATGACTTAACTGACCCGGCTCCGGCGACAACCTTTGCCCATCTTGACGCAACAACCGTACTTTCACGTGCCATTGTAGAACAGGGTATTTATCCGGCAGTAGATCCACTGGAATCCACTTCCAGAATCCTTGATCCTCGAATTGTAGGAGATGAGCATTATCAGGTAGCACGTGGTGTACAGGAAATATTACAGCGTTATAAAGAATTACAGGATATCATTGCCATCCTTGGTATGGATGAACTTTCTGAAGAAGAAAAGATTCTTGTAGCAAGAGCAAGAAAGGTACAGAGATTCCTTTCTCAGCCATTCTTCGTTGCAGAACAGTTCACAGGAACAACAGGACGTTACGTTCCGCTTGGAGAAACAATCCAGGGATTCAAAGAGATTCTTGAAGGTAAATACGATGAGATTCCGGAAGGAATGTTCTTGAATGCCGGAAATATCGATGACGTATTAGCCAGATATAATAAGTAG
- the atpG gene encoding ATP synthase F1 subunit gamma, translating into MASMRDIKRRKESIQSTQQITKAMKLVSTVKLQKAKTRAESAKPYFQKMYDTVQSILSRSGNIEHPYLTSNGSKKKAVIVVTSNRGLAGGYNNNIVKLVAESGLPKESVEVYGIGKKGIEAFERKGYYIASDDSEIINAPLFSDAVEIGRKVLDAYEAGEVGEIYLAYTSFKNTVVHTPEFIKLLPVEVKGEESADKKSEAPMNYEPEAEESLDLLIPKYINSIVYGAFIEAVASENGARMQAMDAATSNAEDMISTLSLAYNRARQGAITQELTEIISGAEALN; encoded by the coding sequence ATGGCATCAATGCGAGATATTAAGAGGCGGAAAGAAAGTATTCAAAGTACGCAGCAGATTACCAAAGCAATGAAGCTGGTATCCACTGTAAAGCTCCAGAAAGCTAAGACCAGAGCAGAGAGTGCAAAGCCGTATTTTCAGAAAATGTACGATACGGTACAGTCGATTCTCTCCAGATCAGGAAATATAGAACATCCATATCTGACATCGAATGGTTCTAAGAAGAAGGCAGTGATTGTTGTAACCTCAAATCGTGGACTCGCCGGCGGCTATAACAATAATATTGTAAAGCTCGTTGCAGAAAGCGGGCTTCCAAAGGAAAGCGTTGAGGTTTACGGAATTGGTAAGAAGGGTATTGAAGCATTTGAGCGAAAAGGATATTATATCGCTTCTGATGATTCAGAGATTATCAATGCACCCCTCTTTTCTGATGCAGTAGAGATTGGACGTAAAGTGCTTGATGCCTATGAGGCAGGAGAAGTAGGTGAGATTTATCTGGCATATACCAGCTTTAAGAATACGGTTGTACACACTCCGGAGTTTATCAAGCTCCTTCCTGTAGAAGTGAAGGGAGAAGAGAGTGCAGATAAAAAGAGTGAGGCACCGATGAATTATGAGCCGGAAGCAGAAGAATCTTTAGATTTACTGATTCCAAAGTATATAAACAGTATTGTATATGGAGCATTTATTGAGGCGGTAGCAAGTGAAAACGGAGCCAGAATGCAGGCAATGGATGCTGCTACCAGCAATGCAGAGGATATGATCTCCACGCTGTCTCTTGCATATAATCGTGCAAGACAGGGTGCGATCACACAGGAACTGACCGAGATTATTTCAGGTGCGGAAGCTCTGAATTAA
- the atpA gene encoding F0F1 ATP synthase subunit alpha: MVNLRPEEISSVIKEQIKNYTAKLETTDVGTVIQVADGIARIHGLENAMQGELLEFPGEVYGMVMNLEEDNVGVVLLGDSRAVNEGDVVKTTGRVVEVPVGDALTGRVVNALGQPIDEKGPIDTEKYRPVERVAYGVIDRQAVDTPVQTGIKAIDSMVPIGRGQRELIIGDRQTGKTAIAVDTIINQKGQNMHCIYVAIGQKASTVASIVKTLKEHDAMEYTTVVAATASELAPLQYIAPYAGCAIGEEWMERGEDVLIIYDDLSKHATAYRTLSLLLRRPPGREAYPGDVFYLHSRLLERASRLSEELGGGSLTALPIIETQAGDVSAYIPTNVISITDGQIYLETEMFHAGFRPAINAGLSVSRVGGAAQIKAMKKIAGPIRTELAQYRELAAFAQFGSELDDDTRERLAQGERIKEVLKQPQYQPLAVEKQIVIIYAVTRKYLLDVPVERIAEFEKGLYEFVETKYPEIYKAIRETGEINSETDALIQKAITEFKNQF; the protein is encoded by the coding sequence TTGGTTAATTTAAGACCGGAAGAAATCAGTTCCGTAATCAAGGAGCAGATTAAGAATTATACGGCGAAGCTGGAAACCACAGATGTCGGTACCGTCATCCAGGTGGCAGATGGTATTGCACGTATTCATGGTCTGGAGAATGCAATGCAGGGAGAACTTCTGGAATTCCCGGGTGAAGTGTACGGTATGGTCATGAACCTGGAGGAAGACAACGTAGGTGTTGTACTTTTAGGAGATTCCCGCGCAGTCAACGAAGGAGACGTAGTAAAAACTACCGGAAGAGTAGTAGAAGTTCCTGTTGGTGATGCACTTACCGGACGTGTTGTTAACGCATTAGGACAGCCGATTGATGAAAAGGGACCGATTGATACAGAAAAGTATCGTCCTGTAGAAAGAGTTGCTTACGGTGTAATCGACCGTCAGGCAGTAGATACTCCGGTACAGACCGGAATCAAGGCGATTGACTCTATGGTGCCGATCGGACGTGGACAGCGAGAGCTTATTATCGGTGACCGTCAGACAGGTAAGACTGCCATTGCGGTTGATACGATCATCAACCAGAAGGGGCAGAATATGCACTGTATTTATGTAGCCATCGGTCAGAAGGCTTCTACAGTAGCAAGTATCGTAAAGACATTAAAAGAACATGATGCAATGGAATACACCACTGTTGTTGCTGCTACAGCCAGTGAGTTAGCACCGCTGCAGTATATCGCACCATATGCAGGATGTGCGATCGGTGAAGAGTGGATGGAACGCGGAGAAGATGTACTTATCATTTATGATGATTTAAGTAAGCACGCTACGGCATACCGTACCCTGTCCCTGCTCCTGAGAAGACCGCCGGGACGTGAAGCATATCCTGGAGATGTATTCTATCTTCATTCAAGATTATTAGAGAGAGCATCAAGACTCTCTGAAGAACTTGGCGGAGGTTCCCTTACTGCGCTCCCGATTATCGAGACACAGGCAGGTGACGTTTCTGCTTATATTCCGACAAACGTTATCTCTATTACAGACGGACAGATCTATCTGGAGACAGAGATGTTCCACGCAGGTTTCCGACCAGCGATCAATGCGGGTCTTTCCGTATCACGAGTAGGTGGAGCCGCACAGATTAAAGCGATGAAGAAGATTGCAGGTCCAATTCGTACAGAACTTGCACAGTATCGTGAACTTGCAGCATTCGCCCAGTTTGGTTCCGAACTTGATGATGATACAAGAGAGCGTCTTGCACAGGGTGAGCGTATTAAAGAAGTATTAAAGCAGCCACAGTATCAGCCACTTGCTGTAGAGAAGCAGATTGTTATCATTTATGCGGTAACAAGAAAGTATCTTCTTGATGTGCCAGTAGAACGTATTGCAGAGTTCGAAAAGGGACTCTATGAATTTGTGGAGACAAAGTATCCGGAAATCTATAAAGCAATCCGCGAAACAGGCGAGATCAACAGCGAGACAGATGCATTAATTCAGAAGGCCATTACAGAATTTAAGAATCAATTTTAA
- the atpH gene encoding ATP synthase F1 subunit delta produces MAKRVSSIYGNALFELAAEENKMDALLSEVQTLQQILLENADLLSLLNHPEVSKIEKLDLLKNIFSGRASDEILGFLNIIVEKDRQKDIPKIFEYFVDKAKEYKGIGKVKVVSATELSARQKEKLTKRLLETTKYTSFEVDYQVDPSVLGGLIIRIEDRVLDSSLKTQIEKLSKGLSKLSVEKEGVVGLG; encoded by the coding sequence ATGGCTAAACGAGTAAGCAGTATTTACGGCAATGCTTTGTTTGAGCTGGCAGCTGAGGAGAACAAGATGGATGCCCTTTTATCCGAAGTGCAGACATTGCAGCAGATTCTTCTTGAGAATGCGGACTTACTCTCTCTTTTAAATCATCCGGAAGTAAGCAAGATAGAGAAGTTAGACTTGCTGAAGAATATATTTTCCGGGCGGGCATCGGATGAGATACTGGGATTCTTAAATATTATTGTGGAAAAGGACAGACAGAAAGACATTCCAAAGATTTTTGAATATTTCGTAGATAAAGCGAAGGAATATAAGGGAATTGGTAAGGTAAAGGTCGTTTCCGCAACAGAACTTTCTGCCCGTCAGAAGGAGAAACTTACAAAGCGTCTTTTAGAGACGACAAAATACACTTCCTTTGAAGTTGATTATCAGGTAGACCCGTCTGTACTTGGCGGGCTGATTATCCGAATAGAAGACAGAGTGTTAGACAGCAGTCTTAAAACGCAGATTGAGAAGCTCAGCAAGGGATTATCAAAGTTGAGTGTGGAGAAAGAAGGTGTAGTTGGGCTTGGTTAA